CGGATCAGCCCGAACGCCCAAACTGCCACCAGCACCGCACCGACCACACCCATCAGGGGATCCATCCAATCCCAGGCCCAAAACTTCCCACTGAAAAGCGCAATAATCGCCAAAACCGAAGTGGCCGCATCCGTCACCACATGCATATAAGCCGAGCGTAAATTCAAATCGTGATGATGCCCGTGTTTATGATCGTGCGCATGATCGTGGTCGTGATCATGATGGTGGTGATGATCATGTCCATGCCCGTGGTCATGCCCATCCTTCAAAAGCCACGCGCTCACCAAATTCGTCGCCAGCCCCAAAAACGCAATTGCAATGGCCTGATCATACTGAATCGGTGTCGGCGTGATAAACCGCAGGACCGACTCAAACAGCATCATCCCAGCCACGCCCATAAGCAGGATGGCGCTCGTATAACCACCGAGCACCTCAATCTTCCAGGTCCCAAAACTAAAATGCGAATGCCCCGCCAACTTCCGCGCCGCTTTATAAGCCGCAACCGAAAGCCCCAAAGCCAAAGCATGCGATGCCATATGCCAGCCATCGGCCAGCAGCGCCATGGAATTGAAAATCCAACCGCCGATGATCTCGACAACCATGACAACGGCGGTCAGGATCACCGCACGCTTCGTGTTGCGCTCTGCCAGGGGGTTGCCTTCATCGAATACGTGGGAATGATCGCCTTGAAAAAAATCGGGCCTGGTCATTGCTTGTTACTTCCGTCAGCAGAAATGAGGCTTGTCTTCTACCATAATACCCGGCGTGGTCGAAAAGGTCCTGGCTTTTATAAAATTAGGGCATAGCCTTCCGCATGGCCTCATCGACCACCCGCGCCAGTTTCAAATGCCCCTTCATGCTCAGATGAAAGCAGTCATTCGCAATATCTTCGCCGGTAAACATCAGGTCCGAGGTTTCCCGCAGATGGTGTATCTTAAACGATGGATGCACGTCCGCCAGCTTTTTAGCCAGTTTATCGAGCTCCTGTCGATAAGCCGCAAGCATACCCGACAGGCGCAATTGAATTTCAGTCCCGCCTTCCTCATGCACAGCGAAAAGCGAAGGGCAGTAGCTGCGTGGCCCCTGACCGAACATCATGCCGAAGATAAATTTATCGCTCATGCCTTCTTTCAAAAGCTCCGAGGTCGGACTTTTAAAACGCCCGCTCTGCAAATCACGACAGGTCAAATCCTGTCCATAGGCCTTCACCGGCCGTCCCAAAATATCGGGTGAACTCACAATCTGCAAAATCCCCAGGGGATCCAGCAGCCATACATGAGTCGCACTATGATCCGGCTGAGCATTCCGAATCAAATACCGCAAAGCCTGTTCCTGATGCTTCGCATAATCCGCAGCCTCGGTCGCGAATTCCGCCTGCGGCGCACACAGATCATTGCCGGTGAAAAACATAAAAACATGCCGTGGCGCCTTGGATCCGGTCGCATCCAGCAGACGATCCACCTGCCGCGTCGCATGCTCGGAACGTTCGCCGTCCCGCGCTGCGATCAAAATTTCATGTGGGCTGACCTTGCGCTTGCGTCCCAGGAGATAGCCCCAGCTATATTCCTCGGTATCCAGATACCGCTTTCCAAGGACCAGCATTGCGTTATCCGTCACCCAGCTGAAGGGATTATCGAACTCCCGCCGCGAGAAATCCAAACGCCGTGGAGGCATCGCCGGCTGTTCAATGGGCTCCCAGGTTTCATTCAGCGTCTGATAATATTCAGGCCCAGGGCTCATATCGACCTTGCCGGCAAAAATCTGGCTCAGAAGTTCAATATCAAAGCGCAGTGTTTCATGCGCGGCTCCGCCGGTGCTGATGCTATCCCCCAGGAAAGCGACCGTATCACCTTTGGCAGATCCGCTCATAGAGACGAGACCGGCCAGAAGCCAAGCTAAATATTTACGCATGATGTCTCCGGAAAGAAGTCAGCGGAGGCAGGACGCTCCGCAATGAAATGGTCAGCGAGAACAGAACGCAACATGAAACTATCCGCGGGAACCGAACGAGCCCAACACCCCAGCCCCTCACGTCGGCGAGCACGAGTCAAACAACCCAGCCCCTCACCTCGGCGAGTGCGAGCCCCATACCCCAGCCACTCAGGTCGGCAACGTAGCTTTCTTCCCGTCATCTCTTGAACACTCGGATACCGGAAAAAACTGCGTGCTAAGGCAGTAGACGGTATCCTTGGTTCCGATGTCGACATCCATTCGCTCCGCGAGTCTGTTGCATGTTTCACGCAGGGTCGCCATCAGCTGCGGCAGATTTTTTTCAGCAACGGCCACCATGTAGCTGTGCATGGCGTGGGGCCGTGTCTCATCGACCGCCTCAATGGCTTTCCATAGTATCTGTCTGCAGAATTTTTGAAAAGACTCGGATTCGACTGATCCCACAAAGTTTTGCTGCGCTTTGACAAGCTGAAGTCGCCCGTCCTCGTTGCGCTTCAAAAGCCCCAGCCTTTCAAGCCGCTGAAGTGCGTCCTTGGCCTGCTCCACAGGGATGCGCAGACTTTTGGCAATGTACTCGGGCTCTGCCTTTATATTGTCCAAACGCAGAAGTTCCATGACGGCAACATTGTACCAGTCAGAAATAAGATGAAAGGTGTCATCACCGATTAAATCCGCAAGCGGTGAACGACGAAATCTCTGCAAACGTATGCGGGCCGCCTCGCGCAGGAGTCGACTCCGTCCATGCTGACTTTCCACCAGATCAAGGAAGTACTGCGTTTCCTCTTCGTTGAATCGCATGAGTCGCGCAATTTGCTGCGCAACCTGAGTTGACACACCTTGCTTCCCGTGTAAAATCTCGCTGAGTCGGCTGGGTGTTAGCGCGAGATCACGTGCAAAGGCTCCCTGCGAATAGCGAGGATTTTGCTTGATGCGACGTGCCAACTCGCCATGGAGAATCTCGCGATAATCCTGATGCTTCAACACATCCATCAGACCCACTCCGGACAAAGGAGGACAAAAAAATCCTCGTTGGTTCGTAAGGCTTCTGGCTCAACGGCCATGAAGCTTCGTCTACGTCTCGATCTTGGGTAGCAACTCGGGGAAAAGAATCATGCACCTTTTGTATGCCAGTCAACAGGCGGCTGGCAAGCCCAGCATGGTCTTCGTGAGCCTTGTTTGTGAAAAAAACGATCCACTGTGGTTAAACACGCGTATCCACGCGCTAGTGCGCCAGAACAATGCGAAAAAAATACGGGAGAACTTCCCAGAATATTTTGTTTGACCAAAAAGTTGACCTCTTGGCCAGTTTTGTTTTCAATAGGGGGAAACTACCCGTACGTGAACCCAGGGGAAACCTTTCAGGAGTGAAGAGGCTGCGTCATGGAACCACAAAGCGAAAAATACAAGAAACTTCGCATGCTTGACATCGACGACTTGATCCTCCTGCAGCATTTGCTGAGGGGTGGACGACCATCGACCGGAGCAGCGTTGCTCGGCTTGACCCCACCCGCGGTGAGCCACAGGCTGCGTAAAATTGAAGATGTCTTTGAAATTAAGCTCTTTGACCGCATTGGGTCGAAGTTGAGTTTGAACAACGCCGGCAAAGCCCTGTCAGAAAAGGCTGACCGCGCTCTTCTTCTGATGAGCAACTAAGGGCCATGAGACTCCACGATGTCTGTTCGACTCATCGTCTGATTTCAAAGCCCTTGAGCTGCAGAGCGGTGACATCCTGGACCTCATAGCTGTGTATGTATCCCGTGAATCTATCCTGAATGGCCTCGACTAAAGCGGCCAACACTTCTTCCTCACCCTCTGCATGCATTTCAACGCGCCCGTCCGGGAGGTTTTGCACAAAACCTTGAACCGGAAATGCAGCGGCTATGCTGTGTGTATGATATCGAAAGCCAACTCCCTGCACGCGTCCCTTGAAATAATAGCGTTTGGCGACCTTGCCCATCCATAGTTCTCCGTCGTCTGCGATCTGTTTTTTCCTTCTCAATTGTTAGCGTGTGGGGACGAAAAAGTCGCGCTTCAAGTCCAAAGACATCTCATTTCAAGCTCCCCTTCCCCATTTCCCCCACGGACCATTCCACGTATAGTAAAGTCGAACAGCTGTCCCGGGACCGTCATGAATCGCAAAGAGCCAGATCCAGAACACGTTCAGAAAGACTTCGAGGATTTCGTGCGTCAACGTTTTAGCGGCAGTTTTCCCAACTTCTCAAGTGCCGTCCAGCCGCCACCACCGCGCCGTGATCTGCACGAGGAGGCCGCCACGAATCTTGACTGGGATTTTCCCTATAAGCCGAAGGACGTCAAACAATTCCTCGATCGCTCCATCATGAAGCAGGACGAAGCCAAGTGCGCTCTCGCCATTGCCATCTGTGATCATTACAACCAGGTGAAAGCGGTCTATAACGGAAGCGATCCCGGCACCGATGATTACACGAAGCAAAACATCCTGCTCCTCGGACCCAGCGGCGTGGGCAAAACCTATCTCATTCGTAAAATCGCCGAACTCATCGGCGTTCCTTTCGTGAAGGCCGACGCTACAAAATTCAGTGAAACCGGGTACGTCGGCGCCAACGTCGAAGACCTTGTTCGCGAACTCGTCAGCCAGGCGCGGGGAGATATACGTAAAGCGGAATGTGGCTTGATTTATTTGGATGAGGCTGACAAGCTCGCCTCCCGACAGCGGTCGACAGGCCGTGATGTGAATGGGAGAGGAGTACAATTTGGCCTACTTCGTCTTATGGAAGAAACCGAAATCGATCTGCGTTCCGGCCATGACTTACAATCGCAGCTCCAGACAATTATGGATTTCCAACGCGGCAAGCTCGGTCGTGGGAAAGTCAGCACGAAGCATATACTCTTCATTGTCAGCGGAGCCTTTACTGGACTTGAAGACATCATCCTGCGAAGAGTCGGACGAGGTGCCCTCGGGTTCCAAGCGGATCATTCCCGGGTCCCAGACCTGAGTGATAAGGCCCTGGATCACGCCACCAGTGAAGACTTTGTGAACTTTGGTTTCGAGCCGGAATTCATCGGACGCCTTCCCGTCCGCGTTGCGTGTCATCCCTTGAGCAAGGATGACCTTCTCAGCATCATGCTGAACTCTGACGGTTCCATCCTCCGCCAGTATCAAAAATCCTTCCGGGCTTACGATATCAATCTCCATTTCACTGATGAGGCTCTGGATCGTATCGCTTCGCTTGCGTTTGAAGAAAAAACGGGAGCGCGGGGTCTCATGACCATCTGTGAAAAAATCCTGCGGCCTTTTAAGTTTGAACTGCCATCGACCATGATTCGGAATCTTCTTGTGACCCAAGGGATGGTCGAGAATCCACAGGGATATTTGGATCAGCTTCTGCGGGAATATGGGCAGCCTCTCCATTGACGCTATAAGATTATGATATTTAAAGACAAATAGACATCAAGCCGCGACGAAAAGAAGCCGATAAGAGCCTCAAGAAATTGAGGTTCCTTGATGGCTGCACGCAAATTCAATCCGTCTCAAAAAGCTGCGATCCTTATGCTCTCCTTGGGCGAGGACCTTGCGGCCGAGATTTTCCGCAGCATGAGCGAAAGCGAAGTCCGTTCAGTCGGCACCGCACTCAAGCAATTGGGCCGCGTGGAGCAGGTGGATATTGATGCGGTTGTGAATGAATTCCTTACAGTTCTGAACACCAAAACCACCGGATTGAGCAAGGATACGGCGGCTTTCGCACAAAAGGCAATTCAGCTCGCGTTCAAAGGCAACAAGGGCGAGGCCCTTTCCCAGCAGCTCGGCCGTGGCCCTGTAAAGATGCGTTCGCTTGAGATCGCCGATCCACCGACGATGGCCCGCATTCTTCAAAATGAACATCCACAAACAATCGCCATGATCCTGGCTCACGCGACTTCCGACAAGGCGAGTGCGATTCTGCTTCAGCTTCATGAATCCCTGCGCACCGAGATCATGATTCGTCTCTCGAAACTCGAACCCATAGATCCCGATGTGGTCGCTGATATTGATCAGCATCTTCTCAAGGAAATCGAACGCATGGGTTCCATCCATCAAAGAAAACTGGGTGGGTCGCGGAAGGTGGCCGAAATTCTCAATCACCTGGACAAAGACGGCCTGCGTCTTTTGGAAAAAATCGAGGAGCGCAACCCCGATCTTTCCGAGGACATCCGACAGAAGATGTTTACGTTCGATGATCTTATTCTGATCGATTCCCGCGGCATCCAGGAACTGGTCAAGGTCATTCCACGCGGAACTCTGACCCTGGCCCTTCGTGCTGCGACCGAGACCATCCAAAAACTTTTCTATAAAAACATGTCCGAACGTTCAGCGAAAATGCTGGCCGATGATATCGAGGCCCTGGGTCCTCAGAAGCAAAGTGATATTCTGAAAGCGCAGCGGGAGGTTTTGAACGAGGTGAGAAAGCTCGAAGAAAACGGGCGCCTCGTGATCGATCGCGACCAGAAGCGCCAGGTAAGCTGATTACTCAGCAGCTTTAGCCTTGGGCTTGGGCAATTTGATCAGGCCTTCCGCCACAAGAATTTTGACCTTCTCTTCAGCACGGATATATTTGCCTCTTTGTATGATCGCATAGCGACCGTTGCGCTTTTTGATCAGACGATAAGGTTTCTTGTCTTTCTTCGCAGTCTTGCTTGGAGCCTTGGCCATGATACGGGATCTCCTCTAGGATATTGTGGAACTATTGTATCATGAAGCGGAAAAATCAGATCCCGTTCAAATGAAAAGCCAGGCAGCGAATATGCTGTCCGCCCTGGGAAAAGCTTTGTACGCCTTGGATTGCGTCCGGGCCGAGCTTCTGCCGGACGATCAAGAGCGACTCTTCATCCGGTATCAGCATGAAGCCTCTTAAATCCTGGCCTTTTTTCGGCCATTTTTTCAAAAAATCAGAAAGATCCCGGTAAAAATCGAGGGGGCGGCTCTTCCCTTCCTGCGAGAGGCGTAACCCATAAGGTGGGTTTAAGGGGGCGAGAATTTTTTCGCCAGGGGGTGGAGGGGATTGGAAGACGTCTGCGCAGAGTGAGTTGGTTATGGGAGCGGCAGACAATGGTTTTAAAAAATTTGCGACATGCAGCAGGAGGGCGGCTGCTATATCGCCTTCTTTTTCGATCAAAGTTGCAGGTGGAAGTGTATGAATCCTTTCGCTGAGGCGCTTGCGAATGGAATCCAGCGTGGCTTTCGGTGTAGCGGGGAGGTTTTCCAGATAGGCTCCCGGATTCCACATGAACGCCGGTAAATTTCCCAGCAAAAGCCAGGATTCAAAGAGCAAAGTCCCACTGCCGGCAAATGGCACTGCGATGTGATCCGGTTGCCAGCCCTTCTGGAGGCTCATCATCCAACGCAGAGCCGCAGCCGCGAGACATTCCTGCAGCGGGGCTCCGTGCCGGGATTCGGCTTTATAGTTTCTATGGTGCAAAGGATAGGGACCGAGAGCGAGAAAGAGTTTAAAACGGTTCCCTCTCTGCTCGGCAAGGAGCTGCCAGGGGGCTTTCTCTTGAACGGCATGACCTTGCGCCGCGAAAATTTCCGAGATCTGTTCGTAGAGCTTGCCTTCATGATAAAGGTGGCTTTGAAAGGATTGTACTTTCAGTTGCACCGAGGAATTTAGTGGAAGAAACAAGGGAAAATCAAGGCTTTCGAGAGCCTGCTGCAATTCTCCAAAACTGCCGACGTGCTTGTCCAGGATGGTCCAAAAACAGGCCTGGGCGGTCAGGAACCTTTGTGGAATCTCGATCAGCTGGCGGAAATCCAGCTGCGTGATCCCGATGCCTTCCGGGTCTTCCTGTACCTTGGCTTCAAATTTTCCTGGCTGTGTGAAGGTCGCAAGAATGGACCGCACTTCATCCTCGCACACATCCTTCCAACCGGGGGCGGGGACGATGCGAACGTCATGCGGTTTTGCGTGAATATGTTTTTTTATCCGTTTGTCCAGAGCCGAAAGCGTCACCGAATCACCTTGCGCAGATAGTCTTCCAAAAGACTATCCGTCTCCTCCGAGGATTCGCGTTTTTTGAGTTCGCGGACATCTTCCAGAACGTCCTCGCGGTAACGCCGATTCACCTGGTAGTCACGCCGAAGGTCCACATCACCACCGGCCACCTGATTACCATAGTACTGATCGCTCGTCACGCGGCGACGGCGGCCGCGTTTGCCATTATCTCTTTGCGACTGCCGGGCAGCACTTTCGGCCTGCTGAAGCAGTCGACCTGCCATATCCGAGGCGGATTCAGCATCGGCGAATTTGTTTTCATTCCCGGAATCAATCGTCGCTTCCATGGCCTGGACCGCGGCCTTCATGCGCTCGCCTGCGGTGGGGGACATGGAGCGGAGTTGGGCTTCGAGTTCGCGGGTGCCTTTGACGTTTGAGTTCTGATCCATGCGAACCGAGGCCCAGCTTTCCTGGAGGTCCTTTTCTTCACGCTGGGCTGCTTTGTCGAGTTTGGTCGAGACGGAGCTTTGGCGTTTTTGCAGTTCGCGCAATTGGTTTTGTGCGTTGGCGAGACCCTGCTGTCTTTGTTTTTCCTGCTCGGCCCGGCTTTGGTCTTCCTTGCTTTCCAGGGCTTCGATCCACTGGCGGTAGGATTCCACCGTCTGCGAGAGTTTTTGCAGCGCGTCTTCGGTTTGTGGGGGTTTGCTGGTGTCCATCTTTTCAATCTGGCTTAAGGCCTGATTGAAGGGTTTCTTTTGCACCTGATCCCATTCCTGAGGGCGGTTCTCTGCGTTCATATTCTGCATGCGGAGTTCCCAGCGGCGATGGCGCTCGTCGAGGAAGTTTTTCATGCGGTTGACGACTTTATCGACCGGGACTTTGCGTTCTTCTGCTTTTTGTTCGAGGAGGCGGCTGAGAGTTCTGGCGGCGACGAAGAAGTCGCGGTCGCGTTCACGGTCGTCAAGGGATTCGTGTTCGAAGAGGAAGCGGTTGAGGTCTTCGCTGGCTTGAACTGTGAGTTCCTGGTCGGGTTTTCTTGCGATGGATTCGAAGGTTTGTTGGAAGAGGCGGATCTGATGCCGATCGAGTCCATCGAAATAGGGGGAATCTTCGGCTTGCTTGGCGGCTTTGTTTCCGAGTTCGGCTAGATGCTTGGGGTTGTATTCTGACTTCCCTTGGACGGCGAGGTCGAGTTCCTTTTTGGCTTCGGCCAGTGTCCGAAGGGTTTGCTGATAGCGGCCGTAGGCACTTACGACCTTAATAATAAGGGGCTTGCTGCGGCCTATAAGTGGGCCTGTGATCGCGCGGTCCATGGCTTCTGCGACTATCTCTAGTTCCTGTTCGTCCTTGTCCATATAGGTTTCGAGCGGGAGGTTGTAGCTTGTTTCCAGTTCCATTTTGTCCTGGGCAAGGACTTCGGTAACAAGTTCCTTATGGGTGCGTTCGCCGGCCTTAATAACGAGTTGAACGGACTGCAGTGGGTGTTCTGCTTTTACAAAGATATCGAGGGGCAGTGGTTTATCGTCCGGCCAGGATTCTTCCAGGTCGGCAACCGAGCTTAGTGTTACCTGCGGCACTGGCAGACGTTTCACTTTGATGACCGCGGTCGGCGTACTGGTCGAAATAGTACTGAGGAAAAGCTGAGCATCTTCGGTAATGGCAAATGTTACCGAGAAGCGGCCCGTGGTTTCATTCCCTTCGGGGCTCGGAGCTTTCACCAGCCGGAAAGTTTGAAGATTCTTTCCTTGGCTATCCTTCAGCTGAAGACTCGGTGCGGATTCGGGCTGGGCTGTTACCAAGACCTCAACAAGGTTCTGCTCAAGAACAGTAAGCTCTAATGTTTTGCTGCTGAGCTTAATCAACTGACCATCCGACTCCGGCATACCTTCAACGACACGCAGTCTTGCCCCATAGGTCAGACTCAAAGCTGCCCGTTCCAGAGATTGCAACGCGCTTTCCCAAGCCTGACCCGCTGTCTGGCTCAAAACAACAAGGGCCAACATAGGCAAAAGCAGCGAGGATCCTTTGGAGATTAAAAGCTGCCAGCCCTCTTTCTTGTGCCGTTCCAACTCCGAATCCACCAGCCTGCTCCAGGTGGGATCCAGGTTCGCATCCTTTGGCAGCTGAAACGCGCTCTTATTCGATTGTGGATTGGCCATTTCCAGTGATAAAAGCCATTCGCTCATCGAGCTCGGCCTTAGTCCCTTCTGCCAACCGATCACCAAAAAAACAAAAAGGCTCACGCAAAAAATAGCGAGCTGCTGTCCCCAGGCCTCAGGGCTCACCCAGGCCCATAGCAGAAACGTACAAAGCGCCAGGACACCCCCGCGTAAAACCCGCAAGGCACTTAGCGCATAGTTAATATTCCGACGAAAATCATTCAGACGCGCAAGAGACAAGGCCAAAGGCGAAGAATCTTCCATGGGCACCGTCACAGATTATGAGGTTGCAGAGATTTCACAACGACTGCGCATCCAGGGCAGGATCACTTCAAAAAGTTTTTCCAATTCCTCTGGATCACTGGAAAGAGCGTGAGACGAAATACCCTTCACCTCGGAGATTTCGAGCTGCCAGGTGTTGGTATTCTGACCCACGAGTTTATGCAAAAGGGCACTGTTGTAAAAGAGATCATCTGTTGGGCAAACGAAAAGGACGTTGGCGTCCAATGTTTTAAATACATCAGAAACAGACCGAATCGCTTGCAAAAGCTCTTGCGCAAAACGCGCGGTAATCACAAGCGTGGCATCCAGCCCGCGCTCCTTGCTTTCGTCACTTAGTGGTAAAAAATAAGGCAGCAGGAATCTTGGAACTCGGGCACCAGGGAAAAGCTGGGCCATCCCACTAACGAGCAGCCGGCTGAAAAACGGCAGCACCGTCTGTTCCTGTAGAATCGGCGCCAAAAGCAAACACCGCTGAACATACTGCGGGTACGTCTTCTGAAAATGCATGAGTATCAACGCACCCACACCCTGACCGATCAGAAAGGGCTTTTTCCGGTTCGATTTATGCCGAATCCACGCGACAACCTGTAAGAGGTCGTTCACCAGATCCTGAAACCTAAGAACATCCCCGGTCAACGCCATCGACCGGCCATGCCCTCTCAAATCAAACCCAAAAACATTAAACCCATTCTTAACCAGCATCCCCGCCGCACCTGCATACAGCTCCACATTCTCGCCCAGGTCATGGACAAAAATCACCGGCGGCTGGTCGCTATGCGGCCTTGCCCAACCCTGCACGTAAACCGATGAACCTTCATGATCGATCGGACATGAGAACGCCAGATTCTGGGCGGGTTCATCGAATGCTTCTTCCGCAAAGTGCTGCATCAACGATGAGGGTCCCGAATGCGTGGTCGTCTCCAGCTTCTGCGCGCCCGGAGCCTGATCTTTTGGGGTCTGGGCGTCAAACTGAACAACCAAATGCGACCTCCAGAATCTTTCCAAAGCCATCTTGCAAATTACTACGGAATTAGAATACCATACACCCGCCCCCAGGCTGGGGGCAAAATTAAAGTCTACGCAAGCTCCGTCGGGGGTGTACTGGTTTCGACGGGTGTGGCAGTGGGTTTTAAGGAGCATGTCCGGGGTGGGTACGCAACCCGGTTATAAAGGCGTACTAAACGTATAATCGGCAACGATTCTACTTACGCACTCGCAGCTTAATTAGCTACGACGTTGAACATGAGGCTCCAACACTCATGCAAGACGTATTATCCGTTGGATTACCTTAACGACTCTCCACCTGTGGGCTGTTAAGGGACATCAATCAGGTTGCGGCCTCAAGTGCATGTCCGTGCGCGCTTGAGGCAAGAGGATTAATAACGGTTCTAAGCATGTAGCAGCCTTTGTCGACACACATTCGGACGCGGGTTCAACTCCCGCCACCTCCACCATGAGGCAACTCATGACTCCGCTTGAAAAAATCAAAGCTCACCGTCAAGAAATTCTCGACATCGCGAAGAAATATGGCGCGAGCAACATCCGGATCTTCGGATCTGTTGCGCGTGGGGAAGCTCGCCCGGACAGTGACTATGATTTCCTCATTGAACTAGAACCCGGTCGATCGGCTTTTGAAATCGGCGGCCTTCTTATGGATCTGCAGGATCTATTGGGTGCCAAGGTTGATATTGTTACAGATAAAGGCCTCAATAAGCATATTCGGGAAAAAGTCTTGAAAGAAGCGATCGCCGTATGAAGGACGATCAAATCTACTTACTGCACATAGAAGAATGCATCTCGGACATAAACACCTTCGTCAAAGGCAACCGCGAACTTTTCTTAAATGACAAGCTCGTACGCAACGCCACTCTTCGTAGTCTGCAGACACTTGCAGAATCAACCTCGCGTCTATCCGATGAATTCAAAGAGAAACATCCAGACATTCCATGGCGAAAAATTCGTGGCTTTCGAAATGTAATTGTTCACGACTATCTTGGTCTCGATTACGAAGCGGTATGGCTGGTAATTACAGTCGAAATTCCAAGACTCAGAAAAATCCTTAAGTAACCATTATCTCAAAAACTTCGCGCACGATGGCTCTTTCTAAATTCTGTGTGGGTCCCCAGAAGCCAGTCCTATTTTAAATCATCAATTTGGCGGAAGACCATTTCGTAGTCATTACTCCCTTGAGCAGCTGCTCCCGGGTACTTCGCCACGACAACATACCGTCCGGTGCGTAAAGGCTCGGCAGATGATAGCCGCGACAATTGGAAGTTTGTGGCTTTGCGGCGGGCCGCCACTCGCCGAGCTTCAGCATTTCGGTCTTGTCCTTTTCAACGTCATTGTTAGAGCCAGCCATGCCCAAGGCAT
This Oligoflexus sp. DNA region includes the following protein-coding sequences:
- a CDS encoding acylphosphatase, which translates into the protein MGKVAKRYYFKGRVQGVGFRYHTHSIAAAFPVQGFVQNLPDGRVEMHAEGEEEVLAALVEAIQDRFTGYIHSYEVQDVTALQLKGFEIRR
- a CDS encoding AAA family ATPase, with the translated sequence MRQRFSGSFPNFSSAVQPPPPRRDLHEEAATNLDWDFPYKPKDVKQFLDRSIMKQDEAKCALAIAICDHYNQVKAVYNGSDPGTDDYTKQNILLLGPSGVGKTYLIRKIAELIGVPFVKADATKFSETGYVGANVEDLVRELVSQARGDIRKAECGLIYLDEADKLASRQRSTGRDVNGRGVQFGLLRLMEETEIDLRSGHDLQSQLQTIMDFQRGKLGRGKVSTKHILFIVSGAFTGLEDIILRRVGRGALGFQADHSRVPDLSDKALDHATSEDFVNFGFEPEFIGRLPVRVACHPLSKDDLLSIMLNSDGSILRQYQKSFRAYDINLHFTDEALDRIASLAFEEKTGARGLMTICEKILRPFKFELPSTMIRNLLVTQGMVENPQGYLDQLLREYGQPLH
- a CDS encoding alpha/beta hydrolase, which codes for MVVQFDAQTPKDQAPGAQKLETTTHSGPSSLMQHFAEEAFDEPAQNLAFSCPIDHEGSSVYVQGWARPHSDQPPVIFVHDLGENVELYAGAAGMLVKNGFNVFGFDLRGHGRSMALTGDVLRFQDLVNDLLQVVAWIRHKSNRKKPFLIGQGVGALILMHFQKTYPQYVQRCLLLAPILQEQTVLPFFSRLLVSGMAQLFPGARVPRFLLPYFLPLSDESKERGLDATLVITARFAQELLQAIRSVSDVFKTLDANVLFVCPTDDLFYNSALLHKLVGQNTNTWQLEISEVKGISSHALSSDPEELEKLFEVILPWMRSRCEISATS
- a CDS encoding LysR family transcriptional regulator; the protein is MEPQSEKYKKLRMLDIDDLILLQHLLRGGRPSTGAALLGLTPPAVSHRLRKIEDVFEIKLFDRIGSKLSLNNAGKALSEKADRALLLMSN
- a CDS encoding DUF86 domain-containing protein; this translates as MKDDQIYLLHIEECISDINTFVKGNRELFLNDKLVRNATLRSLQTLAESTSRLSDEFKEKHPDIPWRKIRGFRNVIVHDYLGLDYEAVWLVITVEIPRLRKILK
- the dmeF gene encoding CDF family Co(II)/Ni(II) efflux transporter DmeF: MTRPDFFQGDHSHVFDEGNPLAERNTKRAVILTAVVMVVEIIGGWIFNSMALLADGWHMASHALALGLSVAAYKAARKLAGHSHFSFGTWKIEVLGGYTSAILLMGVAGMMLFESVLRFITPTPIQYDQAIAIAFLGLATNLVSAWLLKDGHDHGHGHDHHHHHDHDHDHAHDHKHGHHHDLNLRSAYMHVVTDAATSVLAIIALFSGKFWAWDWMDPLMGVVGAVLVAVWAFGLIR
- a CDS encoding nucleotidyltransferase family protein, with protein sequence MTPLEKIKAHRQEILDIAKKYGASNIRIFGSVARGEARPDSDYDFLIELEPGRSAFEIGGLLMDLQDLLGAKVDIVTDKGLNKHIREKVLKEAIAV
- a CDS encoding SGNH/GDSL hydrolase family protein; protein product: MRKYLAWLLAGLVSMSGSAKGDTVAFLGDSISTGGAAHETLRFDIELLSQIFAGKVDMSPGPEYYQTLNETWEPIEQPAMPPRRLDFSRREFDNPFSWVTDNAMLVLGKRYLDTEEYSWGYLLGRKRKVSPHEILIAARDGERSEHATRQVDRLLDATGSKAPRHVFMFFTGNDLCAPQAEFATEAADYAKHQEQALRYLIRNAQPDHSATHVWLLDPLGILQIVSSPDILGRPVKAYGQDLTCRDLQSGRFKSPTSELLKEGMSDKFIFGMMFGQGPRSYCPSLFAVHEEGGTEIQLRLSGMLAAYRQELDKLAKKLADVHPSFKIHHLRETSDLMFTGEDIANDCFHLSMKGHLKLARVVDEAMRKAMP
- the fliG gene encoding flagellar motor switch protein FliG, which codes for MAARKFNPSQKAAILMLSLGEDLAAEIFRSMSESEVRSVGTALKQLGRVEQVDIDAVVNEFLTVLNTKTTGLSKDTAAFAQKAIQLAFKGNKGEALSQQLGRGPVKMRSLEIADPPTMARILQNEHPQTIAMILAHATSDKASAILLQLHESLRTEIMIRLSKLEPIDPDVVADIDQHLLKEIERMGSIHQRKLGGSRKVAEILNHLDKDGLRLLEKIEERNPDLSEDIRQKMFTFDDLILIDSRGIQELVKVIPRGTLTLALRAATETIQKLFYKNMSERSAKMLADDIEALGPQKQSDILKAQREVLNEVRKLEENGRLVIDRDQKRQVS
- a CDS encoding TIGR02147 family protein: MDVLKHQDYREILHGELARRIKQNPRYSQGAFARDLALTPSRLSEILHGKQGVSTQVAQQIARLMRFNEEETQYFLDLVESQHGRSRLLREAARIRLQRFRRSPLADLIGDDTFHLISDWYNVAVMELLRLDNIKAEPEYIAKSLRIPVEQAKDALQRLERLGLLKRNEDGRLQLVKAQQNFVGSVESESFQKFCRQILWKAIEAVDETRPHAMHSYMVAVAEKNLPQLMATLRETCNRLAERMDVDIGTKDTVYCLSTQFFPVSECSRDDGKKATLPT